From one Balaenoptera acutorostrata chromosome 6, mBalAcu1.1, whole genome shotgun sequence genomic stretch:
- the LOC130708357 gene encoding guanine nucleotide-binding protein G(s) subunit alpha-like, producing the protein MGCLGNSKTEDQRNEEKAQREANKKIEKQLQKDKQVYRATHRLLLLGAGESGKSTIVKQMRILHVNGFNGEQYYP; encoded by the coding sequence atgggCTGCCTCGGAAACAGTAAGACCGAGGACCAGCGCAACGAGGAGAAGGCGCAGCGCGAGGCCAACAAAAAGATCGAGAAGCAGCTGCAGAAGGACAAGCAGGTCTACCGGGCCACGCACCGCCTGCTGCTGCTGGGTGCTGGAGAATCTGGTAAAAGCACCATCGTGAAGCAAATGAGGATCCTGCATGTTAATGGGTTTAATGGAGAACAATATTACCCCTAG